The following are encoded together in the Oncorhynchus nerka isolate Pitt River linkage group LG23, Oner_Uvic_2.0, whole genome shotgun sequence genome:
- the LOC115107033 gene encoding serine/threonine-protein phosphatase 6 regulatory subunit 2-like isoform X8: protein MFWKFDLHTTSHIDQLLDREDVTLRELMEEDDVLQECKAQNRRLLLFLSQDHCMTELVNLITTEPPADLEEKSRFKFPNIACELLTSDVSLINDKLGGDESLLETLYHFLEQEPPLNPLLASFFSKTIGNLIARKTEQVISFLRKKDGFIGLVLKHIDASAMMDLLLRLISCVEPAPLRQEVLNWLSEEKLIQRLTELIHTGKDEERQSNASQTLCDIIRLSRDQANQMQENVEADPLLAVLESQESVAGLLKTMFEGERSEASIVNGTQVLLTLLETRRSGLEGLMDLYSQGYERSYTVNSSILHAIEPHLKDFQQLLLNPPKKSAILTTVGLLEEPLGNARLHVARLVAALLQTSAPSVCQELCKLTTMDQLLDLFFKYSWNNFLHFQVELCVASILNHSVPEERPIPGLQNHEEEKPPAGPENQGEAVGEAGAPAKASDPVEETTLHNTLVAHLFQKCRLVQRILDAWEENDQIQAEGGARRGNMGHLTRIANMVVQNLEKGPVQSQISDLIKELPEDCKGRWESFVDETLRETNRRNTVELVSTHNLHSSSEDDDMEGPFPNDLSLQQAFSDYQIQQMTANFVDQFGFNDEEFSEHDENINATFDRIAEINFNLDADDNSANATAFEACCKERIRQFDDAEEEEDIWEEKEINYATQVKSRTRFGVSHTSESSSRSSLENGGRERDRGSGSDEDEDSRQSASDPGSLKESKDNTPSPSWTASFGEAGGNSSSPGPAGWDSPGGSGGDKQEAGWANFTEFQPFSSPEVGPRCSSPVGSSDADKQVKPGPDKSGASPSPGGEWPVGEGRKAPLVASDSSSSGGSDSEEDDKTAAAAATETTSSGANKKAEVKSENPIPLEKLSLTDAPKSPPKAQLAADTPPASTPTHQTDNKEDPPQCPEMPAVNGPV, encoded by the exons ATGTTCTGGAAGTTTGACCTGCACACCACGTCCCACATCGACCAGCTGCTGGACCGGGAGGACGTGACGTTGCGGGAGCTCATGGAGGAGGATGATGTCCTGCAGGAGTGCAAGGCCCAGAACCGCCGGCTGCTGCTCTTCCTCTCCCAGGATCACTGCATGACAGAGCTGGTCAACCTCATCACCACAGAGCCCCCTGCTGACCTAGAGGAGAAGAGCCGCTTTAA GTTCCCTAACATCGCCTGTGAGCTCTTGACATCAGATGTGTCCCTCATCAACGACAAGTTGGGCGGGGACGAGTCACTCCTGGAGACTCTCTACCACTTCCTGGAGCAGGAACCGCCCCTCAACCCGCTACTAGCCAGCTTCTTCAGCAAGACCATCGGCAACCTCATCGCTAGGAAAACAGAACAG GTAATTTCCTTCCTGAGGAAAAAGGATGGCTTCATCGGCCTGGTGCTGAAACACATCGACGCCTCCGCCATGATGGACCTGCTGCTTCGCCTCATCAGCTGTGTGGAGCCTGCCCCCTTGAGACAGGAGGTCCTCAAT TGGCTGAGCGAAGAGAAGCTTATTCAGAGACTCACAGAGCTCATCCACACAGGCAAAGATGAGGAA aGACAATCAAATGCGTCCCAGACGCTTTGTGACATCATCCGCCTTAGTCGAGACCAGGCCAATCAGATGCAGGAGAACGTCGAGGCAGACCCCTTATTGGCTGTTCTAGAGTCACAGGAGAGCGTAGCTGGGCTCCTTAAGACCATGtttgagggggagaggagtgaggcCTCCATTGTTAACGGAACTCAAGTGCTACTTACCTTACTGGAGACCAGGAGGTCCGG gTTGGAGGGGCTGATGGATCTCTATTCTCAGGGATATGAAAGGTCTTACACTGTCAACAGCAGTATTCTACATGCCATTGAGCCCCATCTAAAGGACTTCCAGCAGCTTCTCCTGAACCCCCCCAAG aaAAGTGCAATACTGACGACCGTTGGCCTTCTGGAGGAGCCGCTGGGGAACGCCCGCCTTCACGTGGCCCGGCTAGTGGCCGCCCTGCTGCAGACCAGCGCCCCCAGTGTCTGTCAGGAGCTCTGCAAGCTCACCACAATGGACCAGCTACTG GACCTGTTCTTCAAGTACTCATGGAATAACTTCTTGCACTTCCAAGTGGAGCTGTGTGTGGCGTCCATCCTGAACCACTCTGTCCCAGAGGAGCGGCCCATCCCTGGCCTCCAGAACCACGAGGAAGAGAAGCCCCCAGCAGGTCCAGAGAACCAGGGGGAGGCAGTAGGTGAGGCTGGGGCGCCAGCCAAGGCCAGCGACCCGGTGGAGGAGACCACCCTTCACAACACCCTGGTGGCACAT CTCTTCCAGAAGTGTCGGTTGGTACAGAGGATCCTGGATGCCTGGGAGGAGAACGATCAAATACA GGCGGAGGGCGGTGCTAGGAGAGGTAACATGGGTCACCTGACCAGGATTGCCAACATGGTGGTACAGAACCTAGAGAAAGGACCAGTCCAGTCCCAGATCAGTGACCTCATCAAAG AGTTGCCAGAGGACTGCAAAGGACGCTGGGAGAGCTTTGTGGATGAGACCCTGAGAGAGACCAACAGGAGAAACACAGTGGAACTG GTGAGCACCCATAACCTGCACTCCTCCAGTGAAGATGATGATATGGAGGGTCCCTTCCCCAACGATCTGTCACTCCAACAG GCTTTCTCAGACTATCAGATCCAGCAGATGACTGCCAACTTTGTGGATCAGTTTGGGTTCAACGATGAGGAGTTCAGTGAGCATGATGAAAACATCAA TGCCACATTTGACCGGATTGCAGAAATAAACTTCAATCTAGATGCTGATGATAATAGT GCCAACGCTACTGCCTTTGAGGCCTGCTGTAAAGAGAGGATACGTCAGTTTGACGatgctgaagaggaggaggacatttgggaggagaaggagattaACTATGCAACACAAGTCAAATCCAGAACACG gtttggGGTGTCCCACACCTCAGAGAGCAGCTCCAGAAGCAGTCTGGAGAACGGGGGTCGGGAGCGGGACCGCGGGTCGGGCTCAGACGAGGACGAGGACTCCAGACAGAGTGCCTCAGATCCAGGCAGCCTGAAGGAGAGCAAGGACAACACTCCCA GTCCAAGCTGGACAGCGAGTTTCGGGGAAGCTGGGGGTAACTCGTCCTCTCCGGGTCCTGCAGGCTGGGATTCCCcaggggggagtggaggagacaaACAAGAGGCAGGTTGGGCCAACTTCACAGAGTTCCAACCTTTCAGCAG CCCAGAGGTTGGCCCCAGATGTAGCTCTCCCGTAGGCAGCAGTGACGCAGACAAACAAGTCAAACCGGGTCCGGACAAGAGTG GTGCGAGCCCCTCTCCCGGTGGTGAGTGGCCGGTGGGTGAAGGTAGGAAGGCTCCCCTCGTAGCCTCAGATAGCAGCTCCTCCGGGGGCTCCGACAGCGAGGAGGACGACAAGACTGCCGCCGCCGCCGCAACGGAAACCACCAGCTCGGGCGCCAACAAGAAAGCAGAAGTCAAAAG TGAGAACCCCATTCCTCTGGAAAAACTGTCCCTCACAGATGCCCCCAAGTCCCCCCCAAAGGCACAGCTTGCAGCAGACACACCGCCAGCCTCGACCCCCAcccatcagacagacaacaa AGAGGATCCACCCCAGTGCCCAGAGATGCCAGCAGTCAACGGGCCTGTCTGA
- the LOC115107033 gene encoding serine/threonine-protein phosphatase 6 regulatory subunit 2-like isoform X7 encodes MFWKFDLHTTSHIDQLLDREDVTLRELMEEDDVLQECKAQNRRLLLFLSQDHCMTELVNLITTEPPADLEEKSRFKFPNIACELLTSDVSLINDKLGGDESLLETLYHFLEQEPPLNPLLASFFSKTIGNLIARKTEQVISFLRKKDGFIGLVLKHIDASAMMDLLLRLISCVEPAPLRQEVLNWLSEEKLIQRLTELIHTGKDEERQSNASQTLCDIIRLSRDQANQMQENVEADPLLAVLESQESVAGLLKTMFEGERSEASIVNGTQVLLTLLETRRSGLEGLMDLYSQGYERSYTVNSSILHAIEPHLKDFQQLLLNPPKKSAILTTVGLLEEPLGNARLHVARLVAALLQTSAPSVCQELCKLTTMDQLLDLFFKYSWNNFLHFQVELCVASILNHSVPEERPIPGLQNHEEEKPPAGPENQGEAVGEAGAPAKASDPVEETTLHNTLVAHLFQKCRLVQRILDAWEENDQIQAEGGARRGNMGHLTRIANMVVQNLEKGPVQSQISDLIKELPEDCKGRWESFVDETLRETNRRNTVELVSTHNLHSSSEDDDMEGPFPNDLSLQQAFSDYQIQQMTANFVDQFGFNDEEFSEHDENINATFDRIAEINFNLDADDNSANATAFEACCKERIRQFDDAEEEEDIWEEKEINYATQVKSRTRFGVSHTSESSSRSSLENGGRERDRGSGSDEDEDSRQSASDPGSLKESKDNTPSTPGSQSAICPSWTASFGEAGGNSSSPGPAGWDSPGGSGGDKQEAGWANFTEFQPFSSPEVGPRCSSPVGSSDADKQVKPGPDKSGASPSPGGEWPVGEGRKAPLVASDSSSSGGSDSEEDDKTAAAAATETTSSGANKKAEVKSENPIPLEKLSLTDAPKSPPKAQLAADTPPASTPTHQTDNKEDPPQCPEMPAVNGPV; translated from the exons ATGTTCTGGAAGTTTGACCTGCACACCACGTCCCACATCGACCAGCTGCTGGACCGGGAGGACGTGACGTTGCGGGAGCTCATGGAGGAGGATGATGTCCTGCAGGAGTGCAAGGCCCAGAACCGCCGGCTGCTGCTCTTCCTCTCCCAGGATCACTGCATGACAGAGCTGGTCAACCTCATCACCACAGAGCCCCCTGCTGACCTAGAGGAGAAGAGCCGCTTTAA GTTCCCTAACATCGCCTGTGAGCTCTTGACATCAGATGTGTCCCTCATCAACGACAAGTTGGGCGGGGACGAGTCACTCCTGGAGACTCTCTACCACTTCCTGGAGCAGGAACCGCCCCTCAACCCGCTACTAGCCAGCTTCTTCAGCAAGACCATCGGCAACCTCATCGCTAGGAAAACAGAACAG GTAATTTCCTTCCTGAGGAAAAAGGATGGCTTCATCGGCCTGGTGCTGAAACACATCGACGCCTCCGCCATGATGGACCTGCTGCTTCGCCTCATCAGCTGTGTGGAGCCTGCCCCCTTGAGACAGGAGGTCCTCAAT TGGCTGAGCGAAGAGAAGCTTATTCAGAGACTCACAGAGCTCATCCACACAGGCAAAGATGAGGAA aGACAATCAAATGCGTCCCAGACGCTTTGTGACATCATCCGCCTTAGTCGAGACCAGGCCAATCAGATGCAGGAGAACGTCGAGGCAGACCCCTTATTGGCTGTTCTAGAGTCACAGGAGAGCGTAGCTGGGCTCCTTAAGACCATGtttgagggggagaggagtgaggcCTCCATTGTTAACGGAACTCAAGTGCTACTTACCTTACTGGAGACCAGGAGGTCCGG gTTGGAGGGGCTGATGGATCTCTATTCTCAGGGATATGAAAGGTCTTACACTGTCAACAGCAGTATTCTACATGCCATTGAGCCCCATCTAAAGGACTTCCAGCAGCTTCTCCTGAACCCCCCCAAG aaAAGTGCAATACTGACGACCGTTGGCCTTCTGGAGGAGCCGCTGGGGAACGCCCGCCTTCACGTGGCCCGGCTAGTGGCCGCCCTGCTGCAGACCAGCGCCCCCAGTGTCTGTCAGGAGCTCTGCAAGCTCACCACAATGGACCAGCTACTG GACCTGTTCTTCAAGTACTCATGGAATAACTTCTTGCACTTCCAAGTGGAGCTGTGTGTGGCGTCCATCCTGAACCACTCTGTCCCAGAGGAGCGGCCCATCCCTGGCCTCCAGAACCACGAGGAAGAGAAGCCCCCAGCAGGTCCAGAGAACCAGGGGGAGGCAGTAGGTGAGGCTGGGGCGCCAGCCAAGGCCAGCGACCCGGTGGAGGAGACCACCCTTCACAACACCCTGGTGGCACAT CTCTTCCAGAAGTGTCGGTTGGTACAGAGGATCCTGGATGCCTGGGAGGAGAACGATCAAATACA GGCGGAGGGCGGTGCTAGGAGAGGTAACATGGGTCACCTGACCAGGATTGCCAACATGGTGGTACAGAACCTAGAGAAAGGACCAGTCCAGTCCCAGATCAGTGACCTCATCAAAG AGTTGCCAGAGGACTGCAAAGGACGCTGGGAGAGCTTTGTGGATGAGACCCTGAGAGAGACCAACAGGAGAAACACAGTGGAACTG GTGAGCACCCATAACCTGCACTCCTCCAGTGAAGATGATGATATGGAGGGTCCCTTCCCCAACGATCTGTCACTCCAACAG GCTTTCTCAGACTATCAGATCCAGCAGATGACTGCCAACTTTGTGGATCAGTTTGGGTTCAACGATGAGGAGTTCAGTGAGCATGATGAAAACATCAA TGCCACATTTGACCGGATTGCAGAAATAAACTTCAATCTAGATGCTGATGATAATAGT GCCAACGCTACTGCCTTTGAGGCCTGCTGTAAAGAGAGGATACGTCAGTTTGACGatgctgaagaggaggaggacatttgggaggagaaggagattaACTATGCAACACAAGTCAAATCCAGAACACG gtttggGGTGTCCCACACCTCAGAGAGCAGCTCCAGAAGCAGTCTGGAGAACGGGGGTCGGGAGCGGGACCGCGGGTCGGGCTCAGACGAGGACGAGGACTCCAGACAGAGTGCCTCAGATCCAGGCAGCCTGAAGGAGAGCAAGGACAACACTCCCAGTACGCCTGGCAGTCAATCAGCTATTT GTCCAAGCTGGACAGCGAGTTTCGGGGAAGCTGGGGGTAACTCGTCCTCTCCGGGTCCTGCAGGCTGGGATTCCCcaggggggagtggaggagacaaACAAGAGGCAGGTTGGGCCAACTTCACAGAGTTCCAACCTTTCAGCAG CCCAGAGGTTGGCCCCAGATGTAGCTCTCCCGTAGGCAGCAGTGACGCAGACAAACAAGTCAAACCGGGTCCGGACAAGAGTG GTGCGAGCCCCTCTCCCGGTGGTGAGTGGCCGGTGGGTGAAGGTAGGAAGGCTCCCCTCGTAGCCTCAGATAGCAGCTCCTCCGGGGGCTCCGACAGCGAGGAGGACGACAAGACTGCCGCCGCCGCCGCAACGGAAACCACCAGCTCGGGCGCCAACAAGAAAGCAGAAGTCAAAAG TGAGAACCCCATTCCTCTGGAAAAACTGTCCCTCACAGATGCCCCCAAGTCCCCCCCAAAGGCACAGCTTGCAGCAGACACACCGCCAGCCTCGACCCCCAcccatcagacagacaacaa AGAGGATCCACCCCAGTGCCCAGAGATGCCAGCAGTCAACGGGCCTGTCTGA